The Schistocerca nitens isolate TAMUIC-IGC-003100 chromosome 8, iqSchNite1.1, whole genome shotgun sequence genome includes the window TCCAATAAGTGCAGACAATTGACAATAACAAACAGATAGGTCGCTTTGTTTCAGCACTATTCAGCTACGTTTGTTTCTCCCTTGAGTTTAAATCAATGCAGAAACACAGGTGCGCTTGAGAAGAGTTTCTCATAAGTGGTGTGACAACTAAATAAACATAAGTTGTATAGCAGTTGCTAaagctacgagggtgagtcaaatgaaaaccttaaatatttttttaaatattatttattgtgcagaagtggtacaaagctgtatcacttttcaacttaatctccccccacactcaatgcaagtcctccagtgcttacaaagtgcataaattcctttagaaaaaaattattttggtagtccgcgcaaccactcgtgcaccacgtggcgtacctcttcatcagaatggaacttctttcctcccattttgtctttgagtggtccaaacatatggaaatcacttaggGTAAGGTGTGATGTGtatagtggatgaggaagacactcaaaatgcgggtctgtgattgttgcaactgtggtacgggcagtgtggggccttgcattgtcatgttgcaaaaggacacctactgactttgatttgattgcaggccgcaggtgatttttttttaggagatctgtgtatgatgcactggtgacagtggtccctctaggcatgtaatgctcaaaaatgacacctttttcgtcgCAATAGAGAGTCACCATAATCTTCCCTGGTGATGGttgtgttcgaaacttctttggttttggtgatgaggaatggcaccataccTTGCCCGCTCTCTTTGTTTCCAGTTGGTgggagtgaacccaggtttcgttcccagtaacgattcttacaaggaagccatcaccttctcgttcaaatcgccgaagaagttcttcacaagcatcaaacacattgttctctcatttcaggagtcaactgtcgtgacacccatcttgcagacactttgtgaaactgtagCACGTCGTGCACAATGCTGTGGTGTgcttgacccatgactaatctgtaaacgtgctgcaatttcattcagtgtcacttggcggttttcattcactatggcttcaactgctgcaatgttctgtggagtcacaactcgttgtgcctgacctggacaaggagcatctttcactgaagtcacaccatttgcgaacttcctattccattcgtagacttgctgctgtgacaaacatgcatcaccgtactgaaccttcattcgtcgatgaatttcaataggtttcacaccttcactacacataaaccgaataacagaacactgttcttccctggtgcaagttacaaatggggcagccatctttatactgatactgcgacagtatgtgtgcatctgcactatgctgccacctacaggccattctgcacgctgtttgtagcatgcttaccaacttacaggataacagcacaagtttaaggttttcatttgactcacgctcGTATAATATTTCTCATTGTTGTAGTCTGTGTCAGTTTAGAATTGCCTAAATCTCCATTTTAATGGAATCACAGATCATGATGTCtagtagtgtaagaaaattcaacattgaataaaaatgatcatcatagagggataaaaaattaaattcagatgTTGGAGATGTATATTTATAAATGTTGTATTCCGTGTTTaatctattatacagggtgtcccacgtgACAACAGTGCACCCATGCCTGAGAGTGAAGTAACAGtgaactaactaaaaaagaattggtaatgttaagaaagaaaaagaaaacttgttGCCTGTGAATAAGATATGCCCGAAGTGTTGGCTGTGGGCATCCAGGCATTGCTGACTTTGTGTGATGACGTTACTCTTAACATGCTGTAATTCTGCTGATGTTATGTTGTTAATTTATCTACTAATCTGTTTAAGATAATTTATTGTGCAAGGATTGCCAACATACACTTTGCTTTTCTAGTGTGTCCCATGAATAAAAATCAATCACACAGTGTTTTAGTCCAGGGGCCTTGGGGGCCAAAGGCCTCTACTGGCAAGTCTGTCTTCAAGGAACACATTGGTGATGTGGGCCATACCTTGGTTGGATGTGCGTAGAGAAAGTAAAAAATCTGGGTATCTGGTGCTGTTTaaggtgtaattgaaaaatatggtGTCAATAATTGCATGCCAGACAAACACCTATCGTCTCTGAGTTTAGAGGTtagccagttacaataatgaactctAATGGAACCTGTCTTTACATAATACTCCACAACATCAATTCACTGCTCTAATGCAAActgccccatttctgtaacaagtCAACAAGACGAGCTTCTGGTAACTGACACACGAACACACAGCTTCACTCATCTCTCTGATAAAATGCAGTGCAGCCAACTTTTGAGACAGTTTTACCACTTCACAAGTAATTCAACTAGAGATGATTAACTTGTATGTTAGGCGTACTGGTTTTATGTGGGACTCCCTGTAGTTTTAAAATGAGAAGTCTGCCGTACGCTAAACAGGTGTGTAACTTGTGTGTTGTAAAATGGTAATTCTGAGGTCTGCACtttagagtggggggggggggggggttggtgttgGTTTTGGTTTTGGTTTATAAGCGCCCTCTCTTGTACCACCACCACACCCTGTTCTCTTGCAGACACTCATGAGCTGTTGCCTGTGATTAAACGTTCATTCCAGATAATGTTTTGTATTTACTTACCTGTGAAATAGAAGATAATTTTGTATTTTAGTAATGCACTTTATCCATCAAGTTGCACAAAGCTGTACTGATGGTTGAATGCATGCCCATAGCTACAGTCACAATTCAAGCATCCACACTAGTGAAAGAAAAGGTTATTGAATATATGttaaatattataattatttctgtTCGTGTTTAACATACTTCCCCTGAAAACTGGGCCAGTGGTTTACTTTTGAGAATCACATAAGCATTTCGCAGTCTTCCACTTTCGTTAACCTATAATCCACACAGCAAAAGAAGACCCTTGACAGTTAAAGTGCACTTGCTACACCTAAGCcacaccttccctactaccaataGAGTAGCAGTGCTTTGTACGTGCCTCTGTGGTGATCTATGTATTGTTTCAAATTCCGTATCAACACAGTAAGAACAACTATTACTTAGCACTTTGGTGTCTTCTGTATGTAATTAGCTACAATTTTCTTATTTCAGTGGCTCCACATGTTCCTTAAACACCTGCACTTGTAAAACAAGTTCATACTGGATTATAGACTTACAAGAACTCCACAACTCTAACTTGATTTCACATTGTTGTACTAATTGCAAAAGTGCCACCACTTGGAAATAATTGCAACCTCCCAAGTAGTACAGAAAAGATTTATACAGTAATGTAACTCCCTTGGCCCATTGACTGAATCAGAGTATGAGATTGAACCCTTTCACTAGGATATAATGGTACTGGCACAGAGGCAGTCTGTGGGCCAAGAGGGTTACATTGCTGTACAAATCTTTTCTGTACTTCTTGGAAGGTTACACTCGTTTCCAAATGTTGGCATTTTTGCAATTATTACAACAATGTGAAATCAACTTAGAGTTATAGAGTTCTCATAAGTCTATAATCCAGCAGTTGAATATAATGTGTAAGGGACATTGTGTTCTTTATTAACAGTTATATGAAACATTTCAAGCAAACTTAATGATCTTAAAAAATATCTTATTTTCAGAATCCTTACGTTGCCTAGAATGCTCAGACTGCAAGGCAAGCTTCAGTTCAGCATCTCTCTTGCTACAGCATTTTGCACAACATGTCCTGGAAAGAAAACCTGATGGCGAAGCCCCAAGTGAAAATGTTGGCGAGCTTCACTGTTTCCACAGATATaaaggaaaagagaaagaaagCATTTTGGAGACAGCATTGAAACATACTAGCGGTCATGTTGCTGACACACAGCCATCGTCACTTGAATCTTGTTCGCCTCTCTCGTCCACAGCTTCTCCTATTTGTGAGAGTGCTAGTACCAGGATCTCACCAAATAGTTCCTTCTGTGAAACAACACCCGCAGTTGATAAGAAAGAAGCAGCTCTTGCGAGGCTTGACCTGCAGACCCGGCTGGAGAACTGTATCATGAGGCTTGCTGCATCCAGGAGTGCACTGTGTGAATCTGCCCTCGATTTGTCTAGTACTAGCAGTGGTAGGACTTGTGCGGGTGAAAACATTGTAGTGATGAAGGAGTGTACAGAAAATGTACGCAAGTGTTCTTCtagcagaaaacagaaaaatcccAAGAAAATATGTTCTACCCTAATCAAAGAACAAGACCAGATGGAGAATGTTGCAGTGACAGAGGAAAAAT containing:
- the LOC126198950 gene encoding zinc finger protein 732-like, with translation MQSFTESLRCLECSDCKASFSSASLLLQHFAQHVLERKPDGEAPSENVGELHCFHRYKGKEKESILETALKHTSGHVADTQPSSLESCSPLSSTASPICESASTRISPNSSFCETTPAVDKKEAALARLDLQTRLENCIMRLAASRSALCESALDLSSTSSGRTCAGENIVVMKECTENVRKCSSSRKQKNPKKICSTLIKEQDQMENVAVTEEKSAGKRRYPCRLCPKAFGWSTDLKRHILTHTGERPFKCRSCDATFTRNFLLQKHESRVHVEGPNLNTGDSSDENFTAMEKKRKRSNGELSSRCNGVSCFV